From Paenibacillus polymyxa, the proteins below share one genomic window:
- a CDS encoding response regulator transcription factor — translation MSKVLIMEDEESIRSFIVINLKRNGFEVLEAADGHEALNILNTVRDIDIALLDVMVPGMDGFEVCRRIRETNERIGIIFLTAKVQEQDKVYALSVGADDHVSKPFSPTELIARIQSLLRRVNVHRETAAKVSFQSGPFTLDLIAKQFKKNGQLIELTPTEFSLIQFFLEKENTPLSRDVLLDHVWGKEYMGDPKIVDVNIRRLRQKIENNPSEPAFLQTVWGHGYKWKGQSQ, via the coding sequence GTGAGTAAAGTTTTAATCATGGAAGATGAGGAATCGATCCGTAGCTTTATCGTTATTAACTTGAAACGTAACGGTTTTGAGGTGCTGGAGGCAGCAGATGGGCATGAGGCTCTGAATATTTTGAACACGGTGCGGGATATTGATATCGCGCTGCTTGACGTGATGGTGCCTGGGATGGATGGTTTTGAGGTTTGTCGGAGAATTCGGGAAACGAATGAGCGTATTGGCATTATCTTTCTGACAGCCAAGGTACAGGAACAGGATAAGGTGTATGCCTTGTCTGTAGGGGCTGATGATCATGTGAGCAAGCCTTTCAGCCCGACAGAGCTGATTGCACGTATCCAATCGTTATTGCGTCGGGTAAATGTACATCGTGAAACAGCAGCCAAGGTGTCTTTCCAATCCGGTCCGTTCACGCTGGATTTGATAGCTAAGCAATTTAAGAAAAACGGACAGCTGATCGAACTGACACCGACAGAGTTTTCGCTGATTCAGTTTTTTCTGGAGAAAGAAAATACGCCGCTTAGCCGAGATGTGCTACTTGACCACGTATGGGGCAAGGAATATATGGGCGATCCGAAAATTGTAGATGTGAATATCCGACGTCTGCGGCAGAAAATTGAAAACAATCCATCCGAGCCGGCTTTCTTACAAACCGTGTGGGGACATGGATATAAATGGAAAGGTCAGTCTCAATGA